The sequence TGCGCTGCGACCCGTCGGTCCCGTACGACCCCGAGTTCGTCCCGCCGGCGAAGCCGGGCAAGGACCAGGTCCCGATCAGCCGGCGCAACTTCGTCGAGCTGTGCGAGAAGCTGACGATCGAGGACGAGAAGGGGTTCGAGGACCTCTGGCGCCGGCTCGGCCTGTCCGTCGACTGGACGCACACCTACGCGACGATCGACGCGCGCTCGCGGGCCGTCGCCCAGCGGGCGTTCCTGCACAACCTCGCGCGCGGCAACGCCTACCTGTCCGAGGCGCCGACGCTGTGGGACGTCACGTTCCGCACCGCGGTCGCGCAGGCGGAGCTGGAGGACCGGGAGCGGCCCGGCGCATACCACACGCTCGGCTTCGCGAAGTCGTCCGGCGACGGGGAAGTGATCATCGAGACGACCCGCCCGGAGCTGCTGGCGGCCTGCGTCGCCCTGGTCGCGCACCCGGAGGACGCCCGCTACCAGGCGCTGTTCGGCAAGACGGTGCGCACGCCGCTGTTCGGCGTCGAGGTGCCGGTCGTCGCGCACCGGCTCGCGGACCCGGAGAAGGGCTCCGGCATCGCGATGATCTGTACGTTCGGTGACCTCACCGACGTGATCTGGTGGCGCGAGCTGAACCTGCCGGCCCGCGCGGTGATCGGTCGCGACGGCCGGCTGCTCGCCGACCCGCCGGCGGCCGTCGACAGTGCCGCGGGCAGGGCCGCGTACGCGGAGCTCGCCGGCAAGACGGTGCACGCGGCCAAGACCCGGATCGTCGAGCTGCTCCAGGAGTCCGGCGCGCTCAAGGGCGAGCCGCGGCCGATCAGCCACCCGGTGAAGTTCTACGAGAAGGGCGACCGGCCGCTGGAGATCGTCTCCACCCGGCAGTGGTACCTGCGCAACGGCGGTCGCGACGAGGAGCTGCGGGCCGCCCTGCGCGCGCGCGGCGGCCAGCTCAACTGGCACCCGCCGCACATGCGGGTCCGCTACGAGAACTGGGTCGACGGCCTCAACGGCGACTGGCTGGTCTCCCGGCAGCGGTTCTTCGGCGTGCCGTTCCCGCTCTGGTACCCGCTGGACGCCGACGGTGAGCCCCGGTACGACGCCCCGATCGTCGCGGCCGAGGCCACCCTGCCGGTCGACCCGTCGACCGACATCCCGCCCGGCTATACGGCCGAGCAGCGTGGCGTGCCCGGCGGGTTCGAGGGTGACCCGGACGTCATGGACACCTGGGCGACGTCCTCGCTGACGCCGCAGATCGCCGCCGGCTGGATCGACGACCCCGACCTGTTCGCCAAGGTCTTCCCGATGAACCTGCGCCCGCAGGCGCACGAGATCATCCGAACCTGGCTGTTCTCGACCGTGGTGCGCAGCCACGAGGAGCACGACTGCCTGCCGTGGTCGGACGCGGCGATCTCCGGGTGGATCCTCGACCCAGACCGCAAGAAGATGTCGAAGTCCAAGGGCAACGTCGTCACCCCGATGGGGCTGCTGGAGGAGCACGGCTCCGACGCGGTCCGGTACTGGGCGGCCTCCGGCCGGCCGGGCACGGACACGGCGTTCGACGTCGGCCAGATGAAGATCGGCCGGCGGCTGGCCATCAAGATCCTCAACGCGAGCCGGTTCGCGCTGGGGATCGCCGCCGGCGCTGACCTGGCCGCCGGCGGCGCGGCCGGGGCCGACGCCGTGTTCGCCGGCCACGCCCTCGGGGACGCGGCCGCCGAGGCGACGGCGGCCGCGGTGACCGAGCCGCTCGACCGGGCCCTGCTGGCGACGCTGGCCGACGTGGTCGACCAGGCGACGGTGGCCTTCGACGGCTACGACTACGCCCGCGCGCTCGAGGTCACCGAGTCGTTCTTCTGGACCTTCTGCGACGACTACGTCGAGCTGGTGAAGGGCCGGGCCTACGGCGGGTCGGGGGAGGCCGGGGCCGCGTCCGCGCAGGCGACGCTGGCGGTGGCGCTCTCGACCCTGCTGCGGCTGTTCGCGCCGTGCCTGCCGTTCGTCACCGAGGAGGTCTGGTCCTGGTGGCAGGCGGGCTCGGTGCACCGCGCCCGCTGGCCGCAGGCCCCGGAGCTGCGCAAGCTGGCCGAGTCCGCGCCCGCGCGCCAGCTTGAGGTCGTCGGCACCGTCCTGTCGGCGGTGCGGCGGGCCAAGTCCGAGGCCAAGGTGTCGATGAAGGCCGAGGTGGCGTCCAGCCGGGTCACCGCCGAGCCGGACGTGCTGGCCCTGCTGGAGCCGGTGGCCGCGGACCTGCGCAACGCCGGCAGCATCGCCGAGCTGGCCCTGGTCGCGGGCACCGGTGAGATCGCCGTCGCCGTCGACCTGGTGCCGAAGCCCGCCGCGGTCTGACCGCTCGCCCTCGACGGGCGGCGGTAGCCGGTGCTTGATCGCCGTTTGAGCCCTCTGGCGGTCGCGGACGCGGCATTTCCGCGCCCGCCAGAGGGCCGAACTGGCGATCATGGGTTCCGGTGGTCGCGGGCGCCGGCTTGGCGCGGGCCGGGCCGGCTTCCTGGCCCGTCGCTGTGGCCGTCGGAGTGGCTCGGGCGATCCGCGCGCCACGACACCTCGCTGTGACCGGCGTCGCGGTGCTACCGCGCGGCGAGTGGGGCATCGGCACCGTCGTTCGCGGGAAGATGGCCGGGGATGCCAGGTTCTGGCAGTTCACCGTCAGCAATCGCGCCGCCGGGGCGCCGGCCGAGCGGCATTGCCGCGGCCCGCGGTCGCGGCAGGTCTGGGAGGCAGCCTTGGCTATCTACGCGCTCGGGGACCGGGTTCCCGACATCGACCCGTCGGCGTACGTGCACCCGGACGCGACCGTGATCGGGTCGGTGACGATCGGCCCCGAGTCGTCGATCTGGCCGCGGGCCGTCCTACGCGGTGACACCGGGCCGATCATCATCGGCGCCAGGACCTCGATCCAGGACGGCACCGTCGTGCACACCACCGCGCTGCACCCGACCACCGTCGGCGATGACTGCGTCGTCGGCCATCTGGCCCATCTGGAGGGCTGCGTGGTGGACAACGGCGCCCTGATCGGCTCCGGCTCGATCGTGCTGCACAACGCCAAGGTCGGCACCGGCGCGATCGTCGGCGCGGGCGCGGTCGTCAGCAACAACGGCGTCGTCCCGCCCGGCGCGATGGCCCTCGGCGTCCCGGCGAAGATCCGCGAGGGCGCGGCGAACGCGGCGGGCATCGCCATAGCCGCCGAGCACTACGTCGAGAACGGCAAGCTCTTCCGCGCGGAGCTACGCCGCCTCGACGCCTGAGCCGCCTCGACGCCTGGGCCACCGCGACGGCTGGGCCACCGCGACGCCTGAGCCGGCGCATGGGCCGTGGGTCAGCGCAGCTCGGCGATGCGGGCGCCGGGAACCGGCATCTGGGGACGGCCGGAGGTGGATTCGGTGCCGGTGCCCGCAGGGTCGGCCCCCTCACCGCCCTCGACGTGGTCGGTGACCTCCTTGGGCAGCTTCAGCGGCAGCGGGTCGCGCACGGGCATCGCCTCGTCGCCGCGCACGACAATGAGCCGGCGCAGCGTCTCCTCCAGCAGCGGCGCCTCGCGCGGGTCCATCGCGCCCGGCCCGGTCATCACGGCGCGGACGAACCAGCGCGGCCCGTCGACGCCGATCATCCGGCCGGGGACGAGCTGCCCGGGCACCGGGGTCGGCAGCGCGAGCTCCAGCTCGCGGCCGTAGCGGCCGTCCACCGTCCGCGGTGCCCCGCCGGTGGACTCCAGCTGCTCGACGATCTCGGCGCGCACGTCCTCCCACAGGCCACGGGTCTTCGGCGCGGCGAACACGGCGAGCTCCATGGCGCTCTGGCCGTCGGCGATGACGACGCTCATCGGCCGGCCGGTGGCCTCCTCGACCTGGAACTGGATCTGCACGCCCTCCAGCGCCGGCACCCTCAGGGCGCCGACGTCGAGGCGCTGCACGTCGTCGCGCGGCGCCTTCGTGACGTCGTAGGGTCCCTCCGGCTCGCCCGTGAAGTGCTCGCCGGACTCCAGCTCGTCGTCGTGGAACGCGGCCTCGTCGGCCTCCTGCCTGCGGCGGCGCCCGAATGCCATGGCCTTTCCTTTCCTGCCGTGCCTGGGTGAGCCGAGCCGGTCAGCCCGGGTCATGGAGCCACCGTGCAGCCGATCGCACCGGTCGCCCTGCCTGATAGTCCTCGGCAGGGCCGGCGGTGACGCCCGGGTGCCCGCAGGGGCCGCCGCGAAGCCGGCCCGCGGATCAGCGGCCAGGGTGACCCGACGTGAAGCCTCCGGTCGACCCGAAGCCTCCGGCGCCGCGTGTCGAGGCCGGCAGCTCGTCGATCTCGCGGAAGGCGGCGTGCTCCACCCGCTGCACGACGAGCTGGGCGATCCGGTCGCCCCGGGACAATCGGATCGGCTCGGTCCGGTCCGTGTTGAGGAGAATCACTTTGATCTCTCCACGGTAGCCGGCATCGACGGTACCGGGTGCATTGACCACGGAGAGCCCATGCCGCGCGGCCAGCCCGCTACGGGGATGCACGAAGGCGGCATACCCAGCCGGGAGCGCGATGCTCATCCCGGTGCCGACGACCGCGCGCTCGCCTGGGCCGAGCGTCACGTCCGCGGCGGCCACCAGGTCGGCGCCCGCGTCCAGCGGCTGCGCGTAGGCCGGCAGCGGAAGCCCGGGGTCCAGCCGGCGTACCAGCACCTCGACGGTCGGCTGCCCGGCGCCGTCGGCCGGCTCGGCCGCGGCCACCGGGCCGGGGGAGGGGTCGAGAGCGGTCATGGCGGCTCCTGAGGGACGTCGAGGTCGGCGGCTGGGACGATACTGGTGATGCGGTCAGTGACCACCTGGGCGTGACCGGAGGACCGTGACCGCGCGACGGTGACGGGCTGACGGTGCCGGGCTGGCCGTGACGAGCTGACCGTGACCCTACGGGCGCGGCCAGCTGGGTAGGTACCGCGACGGCTGGCCGGCGCGGGCGGCCGGACGGGTGAAATCGCCGCGAACGGGCACAGCGGATGACAGACACTGCGGACACAGAGGGGTGCGCGTTGGCTGGACCGGTTTCCAAGGTCGGCTGGAAGATCGTCGGAGGGGCGGCAACCGCCGCGGGTGGCGCCGCGGCAAGCAGGACTGTCGACCTCGCCTATCGGAAGGTCCGCGGTGGCGAGCCGCGGCTGGACCCTGCGCACCCGGACACGACCTGGCGCGAGGCGATGGTGTGGGCCCTGGTCACCGCCATCGCGGTCACCGTGGGCCGGCTCGCCGCCGAGCGGCTCGCCGCCACCGGCTGGGTCCGCGCGACAGGTGCGCTGCCGCCGGGCATGGAGGCGGCGGCCGAGTCACTCGACTGACGCCCACGCCGGCGCGGCGGCCTGGCGCCGCGCCGGCCATACGCGGTCGGCGAGCGGCCACGGTGACCGCTCGCCCGACCGCGCTCAGTGATGTTCCTGGGCAGACCGAGATCAGGGTCACAAAACACACGGCCCGACCCCCCTCCACGGGGCAGACTCCCGTACACGGGTGTTTCAGACCGATGTCGCTGACTCGGCGAGAGGCCCGATCCCGTGCTGGCGGGTCAGATCGGAGGAGCCGTGGCTGAGCGAACAGGCTGGTGGGGCAGGGTGGTTCACCGGCTCGCGGCTGATGACGACGAGCTGCAGGCGGAGGATCTGCAGCGGGCGGCCGCCGCCGAGGGGGCGGTGCCGATCGGCGGCTGCCGGGACCACGACGAGGCGTGCGTGGCGGGCACCATCCGCTCGGTCACGGTACGCAATCAGTCCGGGGCGCCCAACCTCGAGATCGAGGTCTACGACGGCAGCGGCTGCGTCACGCTGGTGTTCCTCGGTCGCCGGCAGATCCCAGGTCTCGACGCCGGCCGCTCGCTGAAGGCGTCCGGCCGGGTCAACCGGGACGACCGGCGCACGACCATCTTCAACCCCCGCTACGAGCTCCTGCCCGCGCCCAGCCACTGACGCGGCGGTCCGCCCCGGGCTGGCCGTCTCCCGCCCGGCTGGTCCGGGTGTGCCCCGGATCGGAGCCGGCCGGGGGTCCGTGAACCGGCGGGGGACAGACCCGTGCCCGGCGGGGGCGGGCATACTGGCGACAGCCGACGCCAGCCCGGGAGAGTGGATCCATCAGCCTGATGCCAGCCTCTGCCCCGCGCGGGGCCGACGAGCCCGACGTCCTCGCCGACGAGCCCGGTTCCCGTCCGCCCGTTGAGGATCCGTCCGGCCAGCGGCCCGGGCCCCGGCGGCCGGCCGGCGACGACGAGCCGCCCGAGTTCAAGATCTCGTTGGCCGACTCGATCGGCGGCCCGCGCGGCATCGTCGACAGCACGATGCCGACGATCGCCTTCGTCCTGGTCAACAGCGCCGCCGGTCTGCTGTCCGGGATCATCGCCGCGGCCGTGGTCGCTGTGGCGATCTTCATCCTGCGGCTGGTCCGCCGCGAGCCCAAGCAGCAGGCGGTCTCCGGGCTGTTCGCCGTGGCGGTGGCCGGCTTCGTCGCGTCGCGGACGAAGTCGACCAAGGGCTACTTCCTGCCGAGCATCCTGAAGAACGCGGGTGCGATCGTCATCGGGGTCGCCTCGCTGGCGCTGCGCCGGCCGCTGGCCGGCTACGTGATGGCCGGCTTCGACCAGCGCTACGCGGGCTGGCGGGACCACCGCGACACGATGCGCGCGGCCAACTGGGCGACCGGCGTCTGGATCATCGTCTACGTCCTGCGCTTCGGCATTCAGGGCAGCCTGTACTGGGCCGGCGAGACCGGCTGGCTGGAGGCGGCGAACCTGGCCCTCGGGCTGCCGCTGTTCGGCCTCGCGGTGCTGGCGACGCTCGCGATCGTGCGCAGGATGGCCCCGGCCGCCCGGTTCGCCCCGCCCGAGGACGGGCCGTCGGACGAGGACGCCCCGGCCGGTCAGCCGGCGCGGACCGACAGCGTCGACGAGTAGCGCCGACCGGCCTCCGCGCGCGGGCCGCTACGGCTCGTCGCTCGTGGGGGCGGCCGCGGACGAGGCGCCGAGGAGCGCCCCGAGCGCCACCTCCGCCTCGCTGGTGACCGCGATGGCGAGCACCTCGTCGCCGGGCTCGAACGTGCTGTCCGGCGACGGGACGACGGCCTGGCCGCCGCGCAGGATCATGACCAGTGCGCAGTCCTGCGGCAGCGTCACCGAGCCGATCGCCTTGCCGGCCACCGGCGAGTCCGCCAGCAGCGTGAGCTCGACCAGCGACGCGTCCGACTGGCGGAACTTCATCAGGCGGACAAGGTCGCCGACGCTGACTGCCTCCTCGACGAGCGCCGTGAGCATCCGCGGCGCGGACACCGCCACGTCGACGCCCCAGCTCTCGGTGAACAGCCACTCGTTCTTGGGATGGTTCACCCGGGCGACGACCCGGGGCACCCCGAACTCGGTCTTGGCCAGCAGCGACACGACCAGGTTGACCTTGTCGTCACCGGTCGCGGCGACCATCACCGCGCAGTCGTTCAGGCCGGCGGACTCCAGCGAGGCCAGCTCGCACGCGTCGGCCTGCAGCCAGCGCGCCTTCGGCAGCGCCGTCGGCCGGATCTTGGCCGCGTCGCGCTCGATCAGCAGCACGTCGGTGCCGTTCTCGAGCAGCTCGGCCGCGATCGACCGCCCGACCTTGCCTGCGCCGGCGATGGTCACCAACTGACGAGTCAACGGAGTACGTCCCCTCTGGTCGCCACTAGGCGCCGGGCTTCGGGTCGGCGCGCACGATCGCGTCGGCCTCGGCGGCCCGCTTGCGGGTGGCCACGATGTGCAGGATGTCGCCGTCCTGCACCATCGTGCGGGCCTCCGGCACGAGGCCGTCGCCGTACCTGGTCACGCAGGCGACCCGCACCCCGGCCTCCAGCTCGATCTCCTTCACCAGCCGGCCTACCCACCCCTTGCTCGGGATGACCTGGGTCATGACGACCTGGCCGCCCTGGTGGGTCCACTCCGGGGTGACCGCGTCGGGCAGCAACCGGGTGAGGATCTGGTCCCGCGTCCAGCGCACGGTGGCGACGGTCGGGATGCCGAGGCGCTCGTACACCTCGGCCCGGCGTGGGTCGTAGATCCGGGCGACCACCCGCTGGACGCCGAACATCTCCCGGGCGACCCGGGCCGAGATGATGTTGGAGTTGTCCCCGCTCGACACCGAGGCGAAGGCGTCGGCCCGCTCGATCCCGGCCTCGACGAGGGTGTCACGGTCGAAGCCGACGCCGGTGACCTTGACGCCGGCGAACGACGCTGGCAGCCGGTGGAAGGCCCGGGGGTCCTGGTCGATGACGGCGACGCTGTGCCCGTGCCGCTCCACCTGGAGCGCGAGCGCCGACCCGACCCGGCCGCAGCCGAGGATCACGACGTGCATGGGGCGAGAGCGTAGCCGCGCGGAGGGTCACGGGTCGACGTTGAGCGCGGCGGTAACCGGGCGAGGTCGGATATCACACGCTCTGCGCACCGTCGGGCTATGGCGCAGCTCACATGCTGATGGGTGGCCGCAGGGGCGTCGATACCATCTGCGCGTGGCGCTCACGGACTGGCTGAAGCGCGGTTTTGTCGGCCGCCCCCTCGACAACAGCCAGTTGGGCGAGACGCTGTTGCCGAAGCGGGTCGCGCTACCCGTCTTCGCCAGCGACGCGCTCTCCTCGGTCTCGTACGCGACCGAGGAAATCCTGCTGGTCCT is a genomic window of Pseudofrankia inefficax containing:
- the valS gene encoding valine--tRNA ligase: MRSPDEARATAVRPARAIPAKPSLDGVEERWSTVWRDEQTYRFDRTVDRERVYSIDTPPPTVSGSLHVGHVFSYTHTDLIARYQRMRGREVFYPMGFDDNGLPTERRVQNYYGVRCDPSVPYDPEFVPPAKPGKDQVPISRRNFVELCEKLTIEDEKGFEDLWRRLGLSVDWTHTYATIDARSRAVAQRAFLHNLARGNAYLSEAPTLWDVTFRTAVAQAELEDRERPGAYHTLGFAKSSGDGEVIIETTRPELLAACVALVAHPEDARYQALFGKTVRTPLFGVEVPVVAHRLADPEKGSGIAMICTFGDLTDVIWWRELNLPARAVIGRDGRLLADPPAAVDSAAGRAAYAELAGKTVHAAKTRIVELLQESGALKGEPRPISHPVKFYEKGDRPLEIVSTRQWYLRNGGRDEELRAALRARGGQLNWHPPHMRVRYENWVDGLNGDWLVSRQRFFGVPFPLWYPLDADGEPRYDAPIVAAEATLPVDPSTDIPPGYTAEQRGVPGGFEGDPDVMDTWATSSLTPQIAAGWIDDPDLFAKVFPMNLRPQAHEIIRTWLFSTVVRSHEEHDCLPWSDAAISGWILDPDRKKMSKSKGNVVTPMGLLEEHGSDAVRYWAASGRPGTDTAFDVGQMKIGRRLAIKILNASRFALGIAAGADLAAGGAAGADAVFAGHALGDAAAEATAAAVTEPLDRALLATLADVVDQATVAFDGYDYARALEVTESFFWTFCDDYVELVKGRAYGGSGEAGAASAQATLAVALSTLLRLFAPCLPFVTEEVWSWWQAGSVHRARWPQAPELRKLAESAPARQLEVVGTVLSAVRRAKSEAKVSMKAEVASSRVTAEPDVLALLEPVAADLRNAGSIAELALVAGTGEIAVAVDLVPKPAAV
- a CDS encoding gamma carbonic anhydrase family protein; protein product: MAIYALGDRVPDIDPSAYVHPDATVIGSVTIGPESSIWPRAVLRGDTGPIIIGARTSIQDGTVVHTTALHPTTVGDDCVVGHLAHLEGCVVDNGALIGSGSIVLHNAKVGTGAIVGAGAVVSNNGVVPPGAMALGVPAKIREGAANAAGIAIAAEHYVENGKLFRAELRRLDA
- a CDS encoding DUF3710 domain-containing protein; the protein is MAFGRRRRQEADEAAFHDDELESGEHFTGEPEGPYDVTKAPRDDVQRLDVGALRVPALEGVQIQFQVEEATGRPMSVVIADGQSAMELAVFAAPKTRGLWEDVRAEIVEQLESTGGAPRTVDGRYGRELELALPTPVPGQLVPGRMIGVDGPRWFVRAVMTGPGAMDPREAPLLEETLRRLIVVRGDEAMPVRDPLPLKLPKEVTDHVEGGEGADPAGTGTESTSGRPQMPVPGARIAELR
- the dut gene encoding dUTP diphosphatase; amino-acid sequence: MTALDPSPGPVAAAEPADGAGQPTVEVLVRRLDPGLPLPAYAQPLDAGADLVAAADVTLGPGERAVVGTGMSIALPAGYAAFVHPRSGLAARHGLSVVNAPGTVDAGYRGEIKVILLNTDRTEPIRLSRGDRIAQLVVQRVEHAAFREIDELPASTRGAGGFGSTGGFTSGHPGR
- a CDS encoding DUF4235 domain-containing protein, yielding MAGPVSKVGWKIVGGAATAAGGAAASRTVDLAYRKVRGGEPRLDPAHPDTTWREAMVWALVTAIAVTVGRLAAERLAATGWVRATGALPPGMEAAAESLD
- a CDS encoding OB-fold nucleic acid binding domain-containing protein, which translates into the protein MAERTGWWGRVVHRLAADDDELQAEDLQRAAAAEGAVPIGGCRDHDEACVAGTIRSVTVRNQSGAPNLEIEVYDGSGCVTLVFLGRRQIPGLDAGRSLKASGRVNRDDRRTTIFNPRYELLPAPSH
- a CDS encoding DUF3159 domain-containing protein, which gives rise to MPASAPRGADEPDVLADEPGSRPPVEDPSGQRPGPRRPAGDDEPPEFKISLADSIGGPRGIVDSTMPTIAFVLVNSAAGLLSGIIAAAVVAVAIFILRLVRREPKQQAVSGLFAVAVAGFVASRTKSTKGYFLPSILKNAGAIVIGVASLALRRPLAGYVMAGFDQRYAGWRDHRDTMRAANWATGVWIIVYVLRFGIQGSLYWAGETGWLEAANLALGLPLFGLAVLATLAIVRRMAPAARFAPPEDGPSDEDAPAGQPARTDSVDE
- a CDS encoding potassium channel family protein, yielding MTRQLVTIAGAGKVGRSIAAELLENGTDVLLIERDAAKIRPTALPKARWLQADACELASLESAGLNDCAVMVAATGDDKVNLVVSLLAKTEFGVPRVVARVNHPKNEWLFTESWGVDVAVSAPRMLTALVEEAVSVGDLVRLMKFRQSDASLVELTLLADSPVAGKAIGSVTLPQDCALVMILRGGQAVVPSPDSTFEPGDEVLAIAVTSEAEVALGALLGASSAAAPTSDEP
- a CDS encoding potassium channel family protein, producing the protein MHVVILGCGRVGSALALQVERHGHSVAVIDQDPRAFHRLPASFAGVKVTGVGFDRDTLVEAGIERADAFASVSSGDNSNIISARVAREMFGVQRVVARIYDPRRAEVYERLGIPTVATVRWTRDQILTRLLPDAVTPEWTHQGGQVVMTQVIPSKGWVGRLVKEIELEAGVRVACVTRYGDGLVPEARTMVQDGDILHIVATRKRAAEADAIVRADPKPGA